In Rhizobiaceae bacterium, the sequence TGGGGGAAATCAAATGAGCGTAGCGCCGCACATCACCCGCCATCTCATCGATCTCGAGGTCGAAGACCGCCTTCAGGATGCGCACGCAGGTCGGGCTGCCGTCCAGCACGTAGTCGCACCATTTGAGAACTTCCGCCTCATGCTGGTCGAGAGGAACGACGGCATTGACCAGGCCCCATTCAAGCGCCTGCTGGGCGCTGATCCGCCTGCGGGTAAGCCACATCTCTCTGGCGCGCTTGGCGCCAATAACGCGAACGAGATAGCGCACCATGTAGCCATCGGCCGGACTCCCGTGCCGTGACCCGATCTGTCCGAACACCGCGTTGTCGGCGGCGATCGTAAGGTCGCAGGTATAGGCGAGATGGTTGCCGCCGCCGATCGCGTAGCCGCGGACAGCCGCAATCACGGGCTTCGATGAAAAGCGGACGACATGGTTCGGGGGCACGTCGAAGAACCAGTCGGCGGTGGTCCGCTCGCCTTCCCACTTCACGTCGCCGCCGCTGCAGAACGCGCGATCGCCGCTTCCCTGAAGCACGACCACGCCGACGCTCGGATCACGGTTCGCGACGTCGACCGCGATCATCAACTCCTTCATGGTGAAAGAGGTAACCGCATTCAGCACCTGCGGACGATTGATCGAGATGCGCGCGACTGAACCACCGGTGGACCGGGTGCAGCGTTCGTAGAGAACTTCCTTCAGTTCGGGCAGGCCAGCCGGTACTTCCCAATCCGACCACGTCACTTTTGCAATTTCTGCCATTTGATTCTCTCCTAGACGGTCAGAAAGCCGCCGTTTACCGCCAGTGTCTGCCCCGTGATGAACTCAGCCTGATCGCTGCAGAGAAATGCGACCGCATGCGCTATGTCGCTTCCTTTTCCTACCCGGCCGACAGGGTAGGCGCGGACGATCTTCGCCATCATCTCCGGCGGGCGGTCGCGCGCATTCTGCATGCTTTCGGCGCCGATATCCTCAGGCGACTGCGGGACGATCATGGCCGGCGTGACGGAATTCACCGTGATGCCGTACTTGCCGACCTCCTGCGACAATGTGCGAGCAAAGCTCAGGACACCGCCCTTGGCGGCCGAATAGACCGCCTGGCCCCGCTGACCGCCACGCGCGGCGTCGGACGAGATGTAGACGATGCGCCCGTATTTGCGCTCGACCATGATAGGCAGCACTAGCCGCGTGAGCGCGATCGGCACGTGAAGATTGAGCTGGAGCTCAAACACCATTTCCGCAGGCTTTTTGTCCAGAAATGGCAGGGTGTTCACCCAACCCGCATTGCTGACCAGAAGGTCTATCCCTTTGCCTCGGGCCTTCAACTCGTCGACGGCTCGTGCCAGCGCGGCTTCGTCCATGAGATCGAAAGCAATATGGGACATCCGGTCGGGATGGATCGAGGCCGTCCGGCCTGCCTGTTCGCCATCGCGGTCGAGGATGACCACTTCGGCGCCGGCCTCCGCCAGCGTGATGGAGATGGAGCGCCCGATGTTCGACGCTCCGCCCGTCACGACGGCGGTCTTGCCGCTGAGATCGATGTTCATGGCGCGCTACTATGCCCGCTTCTCGGCGAACTGGGCGACGCCCTTGTCCATGGCGTCGGAGGCGTTGCGGTAGCGATACTGCGTCCACCGCTCGAGCCAGAGACCCTCGCGAAGCGGCAGCTCCAGCCCACGACGGACCAGTTCCTTGGTCATCGCAAGCGCCTTTGCGTCGGTTTTTGCCAGGGACCGGGCCAGTTCCAGGGCCTTTTCTTCTACCTGATCGGTAGGAACGGCGGCGCAGGCGAGCCCATATTCCGCCGCTTGGCGCCCAGTCATCCTCGCCCCGCTGAGGAGGTGATAAAGGCCTCGCGCCAGCCCGATCTTGCGCGGCAGCCGCTGCGAACCGCCGCCGCCGGCGATCAGGTTGCGGCGGATGTGCTCGTCGCCCATCTCGGCGCGCTCGGAGACCACCAGCATGTCGCAGGCGAGCGCCAGTTCGAGGCCGCCGGCCAGCGCAAAGCCCTGGATGGCGCCGACGGCCACCTGTGGAGCCGCCTCGAGCGAGTTGCACAGGTCGGCCAGATCATCCTGGAAAGCCAGATGGGCATGGTGGTCAGCGAGCGTCCCCTCGTTCAGCCACTTCAAATCCGCGCCGGCGCAGAAGGCTCGACCGGTGGCCTTGACCACGATGACCTTGATCGTTTCATCGGCAGAGGTCTTGCGGACGGTGTCAAGCAGCCGCCTGGTCAGCTCGCCATCGAGGGCATTGAGCCGATCCGGCCTGTTCAGCGTCAGACACCGCACGCCGGGCGAGCTGTCGTCTACGATAAGTATATCGGAATTTGACATTCACATCTCCTGTGGGACACGGCTCATCACCGCCCGAATCATGTCAGATGAACAGTTGTGCTCACGCAGCACTTCCTCGGTATGCTCACCAAGTCGCGGGGGCAACCGGCGGATCGAGGCCGGCGAGTCGGATAGGGTCAGGGGCAGGCCCGACATGCGCAGCACACCTTCGGTCGGGTGCTCATGCAGCGTCCAGAAATTGACGCTGTTGAGATGCGGGTCGTCGACGAGATCCTTGATCGAGTTGACGAATGCGATTGGGACGTCAAGCCCGCAAAGCAGATCGAGCCATTCCCTGCTCGTCCGCTTTATGAGTTCCTCCTTCACCATGTTCCAGATGACGTCGGCATTCTCCTGCCGTCCGCGGAAAGTCGCGAAGCGCCGGTCGGTCAGAAGATCGTTCCGGCCTATGGCTGTGAGGAACCGCTCCCAGTGCGGATCGGTATGAGGGAGGAATGCGAGATAACCATCCCTCGTCCTGAACGGGCGCCGCGTGGCGTTGGCGATGGTCGGATAACCGAACCCGCCCTCGACGGGCTCGAACGAACCGCCCCAGAGGTGTTCGATGGCGTTGAAGGACGCCATCGTTTCGAACATGGGAACGTCGACGCGCTGGCCACGGCCTGTCGCGAGCTTGTGATAGAGGGCGAGGGCGACAGCATAGGCCGCATGCACGCCCGTCAGCTTGTCGGCGATGATCGCCGGTATGTATCGGGGTTCGCCGCCGATGGCCGATTGCAGCGCAGCCAATCCTGACAGGCCCTGGATGATGTCGTCATAGGCCGGCTTTCCCGCGTAGGCACCTTCGTCGGAAAAACCCTTCACATGGCAATAGACGATGTTCTCGTTGATCTTCCTGACGGAGCCGTAGTCGAGCTGCGATTTCTGCGCCGCCCTGGTGCGGATCGAGTGAATGAAGACATCCGCCCCCTGGAGTAGCTTGACCAGAGCGGCATGTCCCTCCGGCTGGCGCAGATCAAGCACCACGCTTCGCTTGTTCCGGTTGCAGGACAGGAACAGGGCGGACATCTTGTCCGAACGCCGCGGGCCTTGCACGCGGGTGACGTCGCCTTCCGGGGCCTCGACCTTTATTACCTCGGCGCCCATGTCGCCGAGATACTGGCCTGCCAACGGCCCGAGAACGATCGATGCGATCTCGACGATTTTGATGCCGGCGAGCGGACCAGTCATTTCAGAAGGACTCTCCCTGTGCGATCGAATGCGAGTGCGCATTCATATATTAAATCCTAAATTGGATGCAAAAAGATTCTTTGTCAACTTGCAATTCGCTTTCGCATAACCCTTTGATTTCAATGGCTTAGATGCGATAAAAGTTGCGATATTATCGCCATAATCGCTGCTTTTGACTGATTTTACACGCGACAGATATTTACACAAGTGCATTGTCTATGTAGAGTAATATGCATATGAAATGCAGGCCATTCGTGGGCCGCGGGTTCAGGCGGTTGCGTCGCATCCCTTGTCGGGATGTGTGGGAGGTGGTTGATGGACGGTTTGTCGACCCTGCCCGGGTTCGGGGGCGCGCGCATGACGTTCGGAGGGCGGCCCGTCAACGCGCCGACGACTTTCGGCGTCGTCAATCCCGCCACCGGCATCGAGTTCACATCCGTGCCCGACTGTTCGCCGGAGCAGTTGGAGGAGTGCATCGGCACGGCGTCGTCAGGTTTTGCGATCTGGAGCCGTCGGCCCATCGCTGAACGGCGTCACGCGCTGAGGCGCATGGCGGACATACTTGGCGAGAACGCGGATTTTCTGGCTACCCTCGTCACCCTGGAGCAAGGCAAGCCACTACCGGCCTCGGCGCGCGAGATCGCGGACACGGCCGCAAGCCTCCGGGCAGCCGCGGAAATTGAGCTAGACGATGAAATCATCCAGGACGACGACCGTTATCGCGTGCGCGTGCAATATCGTCCGCTCGGTCCGGTTGCGATCATCACGCCCTGGAATTATCCGGTATTCCTGATGGGCATGCCTCTCGGCCCAGCCTTGCTGGCAGGCAACAGCGTGATCGTGAAGCCGTCTCCCTTCACGCCGGTCGCAACGCTGGAAGCATGCCGCCTGATGTCGGCGGCGCTGCCGGAAGGCGTGCTCAACGCCGTCTCGGGCGGCAACGAACTCGGTTCGCTGATGACCTCCCATCCCGGCATCCGCAAGATCAGCTTCACAGGCTCCGTCGCGACGGGGCGCAAGGTCGCGCAGTCCGCGGTCTCCGACTTCAAGCGCTTCACACTCGAACTGGGCGGCAACGACGCGGCTATCCTGCTCGACGACGTCGATCTTTCGCTGGTTGGGAAGGGCGTCTTCTGGGGCGCGTTCACCAATTGCGGCCAGATCTGCGCCGGCATCAAGCGGCTCTTCGTGCCCGACCAGATTCATGACGCGGTCGTTGACGAACTGGTCGCGCGCGCCGCGCGCGTGAAGGTTGGCGACGGCATGGTCGCGGGCATGCATCTGGGTCCGATCAACAACGAACCCCAGTTGCGGCGCGTAACGGAACTCGTGGACGACGCGATCGATCATGGAGCGAAGGTCGTCGCCGGCGCCGGCGCGAGGAAGGGACCGGGCTATTTTTATCCGCTGACAATCCTGACGGATTGCACTGACGATATGCGTGTCGTCCGGGAAGAGCAATTTGGCCCGGTGCTGCCGATCCTTCGCTATCAGTCCGTGGATGAAGCCATCAGCCGGGCGAATGCGACCGAATTCGGCCTCAGCGGCTCCGTGTGGAGCCGGGATATAGGGCGCGCGGAAAATGTTGCCGAGCAGCTCGATTGCGGCACCGCCTATGTCAACGCGCATCTCGCCCTCGAACCCCACATCCCCTTCGGTGGGCACAAGGCCAGCGGAATTGGCGTTTCCAACGGCCGTTGGGGCCTCAAGGAATTCACGAACCTCACGGTGAGGCAGACCGCGCGCTAGCCGAGGGCTGCATCTCCACCACAATCAAGGACTCTGCATGGACATCGACGGCAAGGTTATCCTGATAACGGGAGCGGCGCGCGGGATCGGCCAGGCGTGCGCGCAGATATTCGCCGCCGCGGGCGCGAAAGTGGTTGCGGCCGACCTCAACGACTGCGCGGATACCGTCGCGCTGGGAAGAGACGCGCCAGGCAGCATCGTCGCGGCACGGATCGATGTTACCGATGCCGAGTCCACATGCGAAGCGGTCGCCCAAGCAGTCTCCCACTTCGGCCGCCTCGATGCGCTCGTCAACAATGCGGCTCTCTACGGCGGCCTGAAGAGCAGCCGGTTCGAGGACCTCAGGGAAGGGGATTGGGATGCGGCGATGACGGTCAACGTCAAAGGCATCTGGAATTGCTGCAAGGCGGCCGTTCCGGAATTGCGCAAGGCCGGCGGCGGTAGCATCGTGAACATATCCTCGATGTCGGCGACCTACGGGACGCCGTTCATGCTGCATTATGTGACATCGAAGTCCGCAGTCCTCGGCTTGACGCGTGGACTCGCGCGCGAGTTGGGCCGCGACAAGATCCGTGTAAACGCGGTGGCGCCGACTGCCGTGACGACCGAAGGCACGAAGGAATTCTTCGGCGGCAAATCCGAGCGCGCGCTCGAGCAGGTCAAAACGATCCAGGCACTGCAAGGAAATCTCGATCCGAGCGACCTCGCCGGTACGATAGGCTGGCTCATAGGCGATGGCAGCAGGTTCGTCACCGGGCAGACGGTCTCGGTGGACGGCGGAGCCGTCATGATGTGACGGCAGGAGGAGGGAGGGTGATCATGCGAGAGATTTCAATCCGGTTGGCTGTACGTCCGAGCAGCCCGCGGTTCGGTGAGGCGGTTCCATGTTGAAGGTTGGCCCTTCTTCGAGAGGGCATGAGCGTGGCGCACCTGCCGCGGCGGCGAGATCGGGCCTCGAGGTGGCCAACGCGCAGATATTCTACGACAGTTTTGTCGAGGCGGTCCGAGACATCTCATTCGCGGTTCAGCCCGGACAGATCGTATGCCTCCTAGGCTCGAACGGCGCCGGAAAGTCCACGACGCTCAAAGCCATCTCGCGTATCCTGTTTCCCGAGAAGGGCGCGCTGGTAAGCGGTTCAATCACTTATGACGACCGTCGTATCGACCGGATGGAAGCGCACGACGTCGTGCGGGCCGGCGTAGTTCTGGTGCCGGAGGGCAGACGTCTTTTCATCAATCTAACGGTGGAGGAGAACCTGCTGGTCGGGGGCATATCCCGCAGCGCCGCTGACCGACGCGCTGATCTAGAGCGTGTGTACGAGCAGTTCCCCGAACTGACACAGCATCGCTACCGCATTTCCGGCTACCTGTCCGGCGGTCAGCAGCAGATGGTCGCCATCGGCAGGGCCCTGATGTCGAACCCCAGCCTCCTGATGCTCGACGAACCCTCTCTCGGTCTCGCGCCGAAGATCGTGGACTCGATCTTCGAGGCGATCGTGCGTCTTCGCAGCAATGACATGAGCGTCCTGCTCGTTGAGCAGAATGCTAATCTTGCGCTGAGTGTCGCCGACTTCGGCTATGTGATGGAGCGCGGCCGCATCGTTTTCGATGGTCCCGCGAAGAATCTGATGGAGAGCCCGGAAATACAGGAGTTCTACCTCGGAATGAACGCCTCCAAGCAGCGGAAGTCGCTTCGCCACGTGAAGCACTACAAGCGCCGCAAGAGGTGGTTGTCGTGAGCGCTCCGCTGCTCCGCGTGGCGGGCCTGACGAAACGGTTCGGCGGGCTCGTCGCCGTCGATCAAGCCTCCTTCGACGTCGCCCCTGGCGAAATCGTCAGCGTCATCGGGCCTAACGGCGCCGGCAAGACCACGCTCTTCAACCTGATCTGCCGTCTCTATTCGCCAGATGCAGGGTCCGTCGATTTCGACGGGAAGAATCTGCTCGCATATAGGGCGGACCAGTTGGCCGGAATCGGCGTTAGCCGCACGTTTCAGAACCTGGCGTTGTTCGAACACGGCACGGTGGTCGAGAACATGCTGGTCGGCATGCATTCGCGGTTGAAGTCGGGGGTGCTCGGCGGAGCCCTCTATTTCGGCTCCTGTCGCAACGAAGAGATCGAGGCCCGCAGGGAAGTCGAGCGCATCATCGAGTTTCTCGAGATCGAGGAAATCCGCTCGCAGCCCGTCTCGATGCTTTCCTATGGATTGCGCAAGCGCGTCGAGCTCGGTCGGGCGTTGGCGACGCAACCGCGGCTGCTCCTGGTCGATGAAATGGTCTCGGGCATGAACCAAGAGGAAACCGAAGACATCGCCCGATTCATCCTCGACCTGCGCGATGAATTCGGCATCGCCGTCCTGATGATCGAACATGACATGAACGTCGTCATGGACATCTCGGACAAGGTCTATGTGTTGAACTTCGGCGTTCCGATCGCGTCGGGAACACCCGCCGAAGTCTCCTCCAACCCGGCAGTCATAGACGCCTATCTTGGAAAATCGGCAGCATGAGTGCTGAAGTCAACATAGCAACTTTCGAGACCTCATTTCCGGCACGCCTGGCCCATTGGGCGCAGACCACGCCGGATCGCGTGGCGTTCCGGGAGAAAGATCAGGGCATCTGGAAGCCGACGACGTGGCGTGAATACGAACGACGGGTGCAGCGTTTCGCCAGGGGCCTCCAGGCGCTCGGACTGAAGAAGGGCGATCGTGTCGCGATCGCGAGCGAAGACACGCCGGAATGGCTGATCAGCGACCTCGCGACCGAGGCGATAGGAGGCGTCGTCGTCGGCATATATCCGACCAATCCATCCTATGAGCTCGGCTACATCGTGCGGCATTCGGAATGCCGTCTGATCGTTTGCGGCGACCAGGAACAGGTCGACAAGGTCCTGGATCTGCCCAACGGGCCGGATGGCGTGCCGACAATCGAACATATCGTATGCGTCGATATGAAGGGGATGCGCCAGGCCACGGACCCGCGCATTATTTCTTTCGATGCCGTCTGCGAGATGGCGGACGCAGTCCCCCTGGAGGAGATGACCGCGTGGTGGCGTCGCTGCCTGAGCGAGATCTCGCCCTTCGACGTGAACGTCATTGTCTACACGTCGGGGACCACCGGCCCTCCCAAGGGAGCGCAAGGGACGCATCGCGGCGCGCTCTACACGGCCGACGTCGCCGTCGGGAAGCTCGGCCTCAACCAGAGCAACTACACCGTGCTCTGCTATCTGCCGCTTTGCCATCTGGCGGAACGGATCTTCTCCATCGCCATGCATCTCAGAACCGGCGGCGTCGTGAACTTCGCCGAGTCGATCGACACCGTCCACATTGACATTCGCGAGATCGGGCCGAGCGTTTTCCTCGGCGTGCCGAGAATCTGGGAGAAGATGCAGCAGTCGGTACTGGTCAAGTCGCAGCTTTCGCCGCCGTTGGTCCGGTGGTGCTTCGACCAGATGTTCGCCCGTGCCTATGCTCGGCTCGAGAAGCGCTATGCGCGACCGCAGGCCTCGGGTGCACCGGGCAAGATGGGGTTCTTCGAGAAGCTCGAATACTTCGCGATGTGGCTGACGTTCTTCAGGCCCGTCGCTCGCTATCTCGGCATAAGCCACACCCAGGTCAGGATGTGCGGCGCAGCACCCGTGTCCCCCGAGACGCTCAAATTCTTCCAGATCCTCGGCCTGCCGGTCCGGCAGGTCTATGGTCTGACCGAAAGCGGCGGGCTGACGTTCATGCAGGACGACAGCGCCTGCATGAACGGATGCGTCGGCATTCCGCTGCCGGGCTTTTCATTCAAGCTCGCCGAGGACGGAGAAGTATTGATCAAAGGGCCGTCCGTGTTCGCCGGGTACCTGAAGGACCCCGAGGCGACAGAACGGACCTTCGATACCGAGCAATGGCTGAGAAGCGGCGACATCGCCGAATTTGCTACCGAGAAGGAAATCCGCATCATCGACCGCAAGAAGGAAATCATCATCACGAGCGGCGGCAAGAACATCGCCCCCTCCGAGATCGAGAATGCGCTCCGCGAGTCGATCTATGTCAAGGAGGCAATCATCGTCGGCGATGGCCGGAAGTTCCTGTCGGCACTGATCGTCCTCGACATCGATACGGTCGGACACTGGGCACAGCAGAACCAGATTCCGTACACCACCTACAGGTCGCTGGCCGTCCATCCGGAAATACGCAAGCTGATCGCCAAGGACGTGGATCGCGCGAACAAACGTTTCGCGCGTGTCGAGAATATCCGCAAGTTCGAGATTCTTCAGAAGGAGCTCGATCATGACGACGGCGAACTGACCGCCACTCAAAAGGTCAAGCGGACGATCATCGAGAAGAAATTCGCCGAGGAAATCGCGCGCATATATGACGGGATCCCAGCATGAGCTACTTTTGGACTTTGCTCATCTACGGCGTGTTGGTCGGGGCGCTCTACGGGCTGGTGGCGATCGCCTTCGCCCTGATCTACAAGGTAAGCCGAGTCATCAACTTCGCCCAGGGCGAGATGATGATGCTAGTGGCCTATATCGCCTATTCGGTGGCGCTGGTCACCGACGGCAGCATATACATTCAGATCGTTACGATTGTCGCCGCGTCGATCGTGACAGGGGCTCTCATCGAGAGGGTCATCGTCAGGCCGATGCTGGGACGATCGACCTTCTCGATCGTCATGCTCACAATCGCACTTGCTGTTTTTGTGCGCGCCTTCGTAGGCTTGTTCTGGGACACGGACTCGCATCGATATCCGATTGCGGTCGGCGGAGAGATGATATCGATCTTCGGCATCACCTTCTTAGTCTCCCAACTCGTGCTGCTCGCGATCTTCTTTGCGACCTGCATCGGGCTGTGGGCATTCCTCAAATACACGATTGCCGGCATCGCCTTGCGCGCCACCGCTTCCGATCCCGCCGTCACCATGCTGATGGGCATCTCGGTCAAGCGCCTCTACTCCATCGCTTGGGTGATCTCAGCGGTCATCTCCGGCATGGCCGGCGTTCTTTATGCGGATATCTATCACCTCGGTCCGAGTATCGGATCGATCGGGACGAGGGCGTTTCCCGCAGCCATCCTCGGCGGGCTGGACTCCGTGCTCGGCGCAGGAATCGGGGGCATCATCATCGGGGTCGTAGAGAATTTGGCCGGGGGTTACATCGGCTCGGGCTACAAGGAGATCGCCGGCTTTGTCGTCGTCCTGATCGTCCTGATGTTCCGACCCTACGGTCTTTTTGGCGAACGCCAGATCGAGCGGGTGTGATGCGTACCAGAACCTTCAAGCAAACCTATGGCGAACTGACTCGCCTGCTGCCCTATTCCAGCAGTTGGACCTGGTATGCCGGATTGCTGGCCGCACTGATTGCGCTGCCCTTGGTCGGGCCGGCCTATGTCAGCACTTTCGTGCTACTGATCCTCTCTGCATCCGTAGGCGCGATCGGGCTCAATATCGTCACCGGCAGCGCCGGGCTGATCTCGCTCGGCCATGCGGGGTTCCTCGCAATCGGCGCCTATACAACGGCAATCCTCACGACCGACTACGGCCTCGACCTCGTCCCGACTCTCGTCATCGCGGGGTTGGTCTCCGCAGCTTCGAGCCTGTTGGTGGGGATCCCGTCGCTGCGGCTGAAAGGGCTCTATCTGGCGATCACCACGCTGGCGTTCTCGATCATCGTCACCCAGCTCATCGTTGAGGCGGAATGGCTGACCGGCGGTTCAATCGGCAAGGCAGTCACGCGAACCACCGTGTTCGGCTATCCGGTGCGATCCACGGTCTCGATCTACTATTTGGCGCTTGGCGTGCTGGTGCTGACTATATTCGGCGCGCTCAATCTCCTGCGCAGCAGGGTTGGCCGCGCATGGAAGGCAATCCGCGACTATGATACGGCAGCGCGGATGATGGGCATCAACCTCGTCCACTACAAGCTTTCCGCATTCGCGGTCAGCGCGTTCCTGACCGGCGTCGCCGGAGGCCTTTCTGGACTCTATGTCCGCTACATCAACATCGATGGCTTCACGCTCTTCGTCAGCGTGGAGGCTGTAGCGATGATCTTGGTCGGCGGGCTCGGGAGCGTCAGGGGCGCGATCCTTGGCGCCATTATCATAACGATTCTTCCGGATGTCAGCCGGTGGCTGATGAACACGATGTTCCGGTCGGTATTCGTGCTGCCGGCCGCGAACTCGCAGGAGATCAAAGGCATAATATACGCTGTTATGATCATCCTGTTCCTGCGCTACGAGCCGGACGGTCTCGCGGCCCGATGGGCAGTGGTCAAACGGTTCTGGTCCGAATGGCCTCTTGGCAAGGCAAGAGGTTAGCCGCGAGATAACATAATACAAATGGAGGAGAAGTCATGAATCGAATTGCATGTAAAATTGCACTATGTGTTGCATCTTCCTGGATGTTGGTTCTGTCAGCCGCGGCGGCTGATCCTGGCATCAAGGATGACGAGATTGTGGTCGGCGCCATCATGCCCTTCACCGGGCCAGCAGGCGCGCTGGGCTACGGCGCCTTCTTGGGCGAGCGCATAGCCATAGAGGAGGCGAATGCCGCAGGCGGAATCAACGGTCGCAAGATCACGGTGATCGCGGAAGACGACGAGTATGTCCCGGCCCGGACGGTGCAAGCCTTCAACAAACTGATGGAGGTCGACCAGATCTTCGCGCTGATCGCTGGTTCCGGCAGTTCGCACTGGCTGGCCATCATGCCTACCCTGGAGGGAGACGGCATTCCGAACATCAATCCGCTGCTGGCCAGCATGAAGCCGTTCGAAGCCGGGCCGTCGACCCATTTCGGCATCGGCACCAGCTACCGGGACGGGGCCAGGGAAGTCATGACGATCATGGCGAAGCGCAATTCGGATCTCAAATGGGTTTCCATCGTCCAGGAGGATGAATCGGGAATCGACCGCGAGGTCGGTTTCAACGAGGCGGCGAAGAATCTCGGCCTCGATGTCGTTGCGCAGATGCGCGTAAACCGGACACAGACCGATTTTTCGGCCGAAGTCCTGCGCATGCAGCAGGCTGGCGCGACAGGTGTCTTTATCGGCGGCTTGCCGACGGTCGATGCGGGCGTCCTGAAGGAGATCCGCAAGCTCGACATGAAGGCCAAGGTCGCGACCCTGTGGCTCAGCCACAATGAGCCAACGCTGAACCTTCTGCGCGAAGACGCGGGAGACCTCGTCCTCTACGATTTCGTGCCGTCCATGACTGATCCGAAGCTGGACAATTTCCACGCTCTCGCCAAGGCGCATCTCTCGGCGGAAGATCAGGGACGTATCAACCGCTATTCCGTGACCGGCTATGCCACGATGAAGGCATTCATCGAGGCGATGAACCGTTGCGGACGTGATCTGAGCCGTGTCTGTGCGCTCGCGGAACTCAACAAGCTGACGGACTTTGACACGGGTGTGATGGGCAAGATCACCTGGAAACCCGATGCACATCTGGCCCCGGTCGCGGGCGCGCCATTAGTAATTGACGCCAAGGCCGGGCAGTTCGTGCCGCTTGCCGCCGACTGATCGACGTCCATCTGTTCTGGAGGAATTGTCAATGAACATTACACGAGCAATCGCAGTCACAACCCTGTTGGTCGCGCTCGGCCTGCCATCCGCGTCCTTGGCCGAATCCGGGGTCACCGACACCGAGGTCGTCCTCGGCGCAAGCCTGGCGTTCACCGGCGGGCCGGGCGCGCTCGCCTATGCCGGATTGCTCGGCGAGCGTATCGCCGTAGCGGAAGCCAATGCCGCCGGCGGCATTGACGGACGGCAGATCCGCATCATCGCCGAGGACGATGAATATGTACCGGCCCGGACCGTCCAGGCGGTCAACAAGCTGATCGAGCAGGATGACGTCTTCGCAATCACGGAGGCGTCGAGCAGTTCCAATTGGCTTGCCATCCTTCCCATGCTCGAGGAGCAGGGCATACCGTCGATCAATCCGCTCATGGCCAGTCTCGAGCCTATCAAGGCCGGACCAAGGACTCATTTCTCGATTGGCATGGGTTATCGCGACGGCGCGCACGACCTC encodes:
- a CDS encoding ABC transporter ATP-binding protein, producing MSAPLLRVAGLTKRFGGLVAVDQASFDVAPGEIVSVIGPNGAGKTTLFNLICRLYSPDAGSVDFDGKNLLAYRADQLAGIGVSRTFQNLALFEHGTVVENMLVGMHSRLKSGVLGGALYFGSCRNEEIEARREVERIIEFLEIEEIRSQPVSMLSYGLRKRVELGRALATQPRLLLVDEMVSGMNQEETEDIARFILDLRDEFGIAVLMIEHDMNVVMDISDKVYVLNFGVPIASGTPAEVSSNPAVIDAYLGKSAA
- a CDS encoding AMP-binding protein, whose translation is MSAEVNIATFETSFPARLAHWAQTTPDRVAFREKDQGIWKPTTWREYERRVQRFARGLQALGLKKGDRVAIASEDTPEWLISDLATEAIGGVVVGIYPTNPSYELGYIVRHSECRLIVCGDQEQVDKVLDLPNGPDGVPTIEHIVCVDMKGMRQATDPRIISFDAVCEMADAVPLEEMTAWWRRCLSEISPFDVNVIVYTSGTTGPPKGAQGTHRGALYTADVAVGKLGLNQSNYTVLCYLPLCHLAERIFSIAMHLRTGGVVNFAESIDTVHIDIREIGPSVFLGVPRIWEKMQQSVLVKSQLSPPLVRWCFDQMFARAYARLEKRYARPQASGAPGKMGFFEKLEYFAMWLTFFRPVARYLGISHTQVRMCGAAPVSPETLKFFQILGLPVRQVYGLTESGGLTFMQDDSACMNGCVGIPLPGFSFKLAEDGEVLIKGPSVFAGYLKDPEATERTFDTEQWLRSGDIAEFATEKEIRIIDRKKEIIITSGGKNIAPSEIENALRESIYVKEAIIVGDGRKFLSALIVLDIDTVGHWAQQNQIPYTTYRSLAVHPEIRKLIAKDVDRANKRFARVENIRKFEILQKELDHDDGELTATQKVKRTIIEKKFAEEIARIYDGIPA
- a CDS encoding branched-chain amino acid ABC transporter permease; translated protein: MSYFWTLLIYGVLVGALYGLVAIAFALIYKVSRVINFAQGEMMMLVAYIAYSVALVTDGSIYIQIVTIVAASIVTGALIERVIVRPMLGRSTFSIVMLTIALAVFVRAFVGLFWDTDSHRYPIAVGGEMISIFGITFLVSQLVLLAIFFATCIGLWAFLKYTIAGIALRATASDPAVTMLMGISVKRLYSIAWVISAVISGMAGVLYADIYHLGPSIGSIGTRAFPAAILGGLDSVLGAGIGGIIIGVVENLAGGYIGSGYKEIAGFVVVLIVLMFRPYGLFGERQIERV
- a CDS encoding branched-chain amino acid ABC transporter permease, giving the protein MRTRTFKQTYGELTRLLPYSSSWTWYAGLLAALIALPLVGPAYVSTFVLLILSASVGAIGLNIVTGSAGLISLGHAGFLAIGAYTTAILTTDYGLDLVPTLVIAGLVSAASSLLVGIPSLRLKGLYLAITTLAFSIIVTQLIVEAEWLTGGSIGKAVTRTTVFGYPVRSTVSIYYLALGVLVLTIFGALNLLRSRVGRAWKAIRDYDTAARMMGINLVHYKLSAFAVSAFLTGVAGGLSGLYVRYINIDGFTLFVSVEAVAMILVGGLGSVRGAILGAIIITILPDVSRWLMNTMFRSVFVLPAANSQEIKGIIYAVMIILFLRYEPDGLAARWAVVKRFWSEWPLGKARG
- a CDS encoding ABC transporter substrate-binding protein, encoding MLVLSAAAADPGIKDDEIVVGAIMPFTGPAGALGYGAFLGERIAIEEANAAGGINGRKITVIAEDDEYVPARTVQAFNKLMEVDQIFALIAGSGSSHWLAIMPTLEGDGIPNINPLLASMKPFEAGPSTHFGIGTSYRDGAREVMTIMAKRNSDLKWVSIVQEDESGIDREVGFNEAAKNLGLDVVAQMRVNRTQTDFSAEVLRMQQAGATGVFIGGLPTVDAGVLKEIRKLDMKAKVATLWLSHNEPTLNLLREDAGDLVLYDFVPSMTDPKLDNFHALAKAHLSAEDQGRINRYSVTGYATMKAFIEAMNRCGRDLSRVCALAELNKLTDFDTGVMGKITWKPDAHLAPVAGAPLVIDAKAGQFVPLAAD